From Aedes albopictus strain Foshan chromosome 1, AalbF5, whole genome shotgun sequence, one genomic window encodes:
- the LOC109415184 gene encoding alpha-protein kinase 1 isoform X2 — protein MLWMKLVCIFALLLALVSASSTTSDESKDVEADVKRIRIDPALRKALLRALRHLKERQEESESESEQQYDSNTTEENFATTILDEILEESTTRDRNTNIKYHTFTADSDNSSNGENEIIKTIIISKPKTTLSPPKEDPLTIPDPIKDLDNDLNTNQVARSVSSGSSNQLQNDEKVSIVTALPSSSTTQETASAPTTTTAPPTTTIKLPTHNSDGENIERVKSEDVKIYQAPLVAAFTVQQDQLGIPHNVIPLLQAPPKKVPVDFRPSTPIAPTTNSATQVPSAPNPTQPTATVAPIPLNTKSLEEKTRLLEQQLITLQTQQRIQEQLLRSKILQEQQIILQQQQQLQHQRARLEEETRLRLQKFEEEQRLFRQQQQQLQQQQQQLKFQQQQQQQLFKPFPNQQLPSNLPPPQFQQLQHQPQQLQQPQQLQSQQQSKPAIIPLQPLQPQQPQFFQELPRQTPAVQFIPSVSLPSKTIPISVEQQLPFKEAVNFQSILPRNPDIEQIKSLSQPLQQFPIIPPSPPQLSKQQLLPLKPFQSFNVNPVQAPLNIQGPLPIDQQLPHLQRTRVFRHETGTGNFGFNQQPNVPFRPSQPIPLTGFQPLRSDNQLQNLLVQSGITSRSAEDFNIITKVLALNHGIPQSSSQQMFAKLSPEQQQQLLFRKK, from the coding sequence ATGAAACTCGTTTGCATTTTTGCGCTTCTATTGGCGCTGGTGTCGGCTAGTTCAACCACTAGCGACGAATCCAAAGACGTCGAAGCGGATGTGAAACGAATACGGATAGATCCGGCCTTGCGGAAGGCACTGCTGCGTGCCCTGCGACACCTCAAGGAACGCCAGGAGGAGAGCGAAAGCGAGAGCGAACAACAGTACGACTCGAACACCACCGAGGAAAACTTCGCCACCACCATTCTGGACGAGATCCTCGAGGAAAGTACAACGCGCGATCGCAACACCAACATCAAGTATCACACGTTCACGGCCGATTCGGACAACAGCTCGAACGGTGAAAACGAAATCATCAAGACGATCATCATTAGCAAACCCAAAACGACTCTGTCTCCACCGAAGGAAGATCCCCTGACCATCCCGGATCCAATCAAGGATCTGGATAACGACTTGAATACGAACCAGGTTGCTCGCAGCGTTTCATCCGGATCGAGCAATCAACTCCAGAACGACGAGAAGGTTTCGATCGTCACGGCCTTGCCTAGCAGTAGTACGACTCAAGAAACGGCTTCTGCCCCAACCACTACCACTGCTCCACCGACTACGACAATCAAGCTCCCGACTCACAACTCCGACGGCGAAAACATCGAACGAGTCAAAAGCGAAGACGTCAAGATCTACCAGGCTCCTCTAGTGGCTGCCTTCACTGTACAGCAAGACCAACTGGGCATCCCTCACAATGTGATCCCCCTGCTACAGGCTCCCCCTAAGAAAGTTCCCGTAGACTTCCGACCATCAACTCCAATTGCTCCAACCACCAATTCAGCAACTCAAGTCCCCTCAGCGCCCAACCCCACGCAACCCACAGCTACCGTTGCCCCGATCCCTCTGAACACCAAATCACTCGAAGAAAAAACTCGCCTTCTTGAGCAACAGCTCATCACTCTGCAGACGCAACAGCGCATCCAAGAGCAGCTGCTGCGATCGAAGATCCTCCAAGAGCAACAGATCATcctgcaacaacagcagcaacttcAACATCAACGTGCCCGCCTCGAGGAAGAAACACGACTACGATTGCAAAAGTTCGAAGAGGAACAGCGTCTCTTCcgccaacagcaacaacaactccagcaacagcaacaacagctcAAGttccaacagcaacagcagcaacaactttTCAAACCATTCCCCAACCAACAACTTCCCAGCAACCTCCCACCACCACAGTTCCAGCAACTTCAGCACCAACCACAACAACTTCAGCAACCTCAGCAATTGCAGTCACAACAACAGTCCAAGCCCGCCATCATTCCTCTGCAACCTCTGCAACCCCAACAACCCCAGTTCTTCCAAGAGCTCCCTCGTCAAACCCCGGCCGTCCAGTTCATCCCCAGCGTGTCCTTACCCAGCAAAACCATCCCCATCTCCGTGGAACAACAGCTTCCGTTCAAGGAAGCCGTCAACTTCCAATCGATCCTCCCTCGAAACCCCGACATCGAACAAATCAAATCCCTCAGCCAACCTCTCCAGCAGTTCCCCATCATCCCGCCTTCGCCTCCCCAACTCTCCAAACAGCAGCTCCTCCCCCTGAAACCGTTCCAATCCTTCAACGTGAACCCAGTGCAGGCCCCGCTCAACATCCAAGGCCCTCTACCTATCGACCAGCAGCTTCCTCACCTCCAGCGCACCCGCGTCTTCCGCCACGAAACCGGAACCGGCAACTTCGGCTTCAACCAGCAACCCAACGTCCCGTTCCGTCCCTCCCAACCGATCCCACTCACCGGCTTCCAGCCACTGCGCAGCGACAACCAGCTCCAGAACCTCCTGGTCCAGTCCGGTATCACGTCCCGTTCGGCCGAAGATTTCAACATCATCACCAAGGTGCTGGCCCTGAACCACGGAATCCCCCAGTCCTCCTCCCAGCAGATGTTCGCCAAGCTCAGCCCCGAACAGCAACAACAGCTACTGTTCCGAAAAAAGTAG
- the LOC109415184 gene encoding alpha-protein kinase 1 isoform X1, which produces MLWMAHGKMKLVCIFALLLALVSASSTTSDESKDVEADVKRIRIDPALRKALLRALRHLKERQEESESESEQQYDSNTTEENFATTILDEILEESTTRDRNTNIKYHTFTADSDNSSNGENEIIKTIIISKPKTTLSPPKEDPLTIPDPIKDLDNDLNTNQVARSVSSGSSNQLQNDEKVSIVTALPSSSTTQETASAPTTTTAPPTTTIKLPTHNSDGENIERVKSEDVKIYQAPLVAAFTVQQDQLGIPHNVIPLLQAPPKKVPVDFRPSTPIAPTTNSATQVPSAPNPTQPTATVAPIPLNTKSLEEKTRLLEQQLITLQTQQRIQEQLLRSKILQEQQIILQQQQQLQHQRARLEEETRLRLQKFEEEQRLFRQQQQQLQQQQQQLKFQQQQQQQLFKPFPNQQLPSNLPPPQFQQLQHQPQQLQQPQQLQSQQQSKPAIIPLQPLQPQQPQFFQELPRQTPAVQFIPSVSLPSKTIPISVEQQLPFKEAVNFQSILPRNPDIEQIKSLSQPLQQFPIIPPSPPQLSKQQLLPLKPFQSFNVNPVQAPLNIQGPLPIDQQLPHLQRTRVFRHETGTGNFGFNQQPNVPFRPSQPIPLTGFQPLRSDNQLQNLLVQSGITSRSAEDFNIITKVLALNHGIPQSSSQQMFAKLSPEQQQQLLFRKK; this is translated from the coding sequence ATGAAACTCGTTTGCATTTTTGCGCTTCTATTGGCGCTGGTGTCGGCTAGTTCAACCACTAGCGACGAATCCAAAGACGTCGAAGCGGATGTGAAACGAATACGGATAGATCCGGCCTTGCGGAAGGCACTGCTGCGTGCCCTGCGACACCTCAAGGAACGCCAGGAGGAGAGCGAAAGCGAGAGCGAACAACAGTACGACTCGAACACCACCGAGGAAAACTTCGCCACCACCATTCTGGACGAGATCCTCGAGGAAAGTACAACGCGCGATCGCAACACCAACATCAAGTATCACACGTTCACGGCCGATTCGGACAACAGCTCGAACGGTGAAAACGAAATCATCAAGACGATCATCATTAGCAAACCCAAAACGACTCTGTCTCCACCGAAGGAAGATCCCCTGACCATCCCGGATCCAATCAAGGATCTGGATAACGACTTGAATACGAACCAGGTTGCTCGCAGCGTTTCATCCGGATCGAGCAATCAACTCCAGAACGACGAGAAGGTTTCGATCGTCACGGCCTTGCCTAGCAGTAGTACGACTCAAGAAACGGCTTCTGCCCCAACCACTACCACTGCTCCACCGACTACGACAATCAAGCTCCCGACTCACAACTCCGACGGCGAAAACATCGAACGAGTCAAAAGCGAAGACGTCAAGATCTACCAGGCTCCTCTAGTGGCTGCCTTCACTGTACAGCAAGACCAACTGGGCATCCCTCACAATGTGATCCCCCTGCTACAGGCTCCCCCTAAGAAAGTTCCCGTAGACTTCCGACCATCAACTCCAATTGCTCCAACCACCAATTCAGCAACTCAAGTCCCCTCAGCGCCCAACCCCACGCAACCCACAGCTACCGTTGCCCCGATCCCTCTGAACACCAAATCACTCGAAGAAAAAACTCGCCTTCTTGAGCAACAGCTCATCACTCTGCAGACGCAACAGCGCATCCAAGAGCAGCTGCTGCGATCGAAGATCCTCCAAGAGCAACAGATCATcctgcaacaacagcagcaacttcAACATCAACGTGCCCGCCTCGAGGAAGAAACACGACTACGATTGCAAAAGTTCGAAGAGGAACAGCGTCTCTTCcgccaacagcaacaacaactccagcaacagcaacaacagctcAAGttccaacagcaacagcagcaacaactttTCAAACCATTCCCCAACCAACAACTTCCCAGCAACCTCCCACCACCACAGTTCCAGCAACTTCAGCACCAACCACAACAACTTCAGCAACCTCAGCAATTGCAGTCACAACAACAGTCCAAGCCCGCCATCATTCCTCTGCAACCTCTGCAACCCCAACAACCCCAGTTCTTCCAAGAGCTCCCTCGTCAAACCCCGGCCGTCCAGTTCATCCCCAGCGTGTCCTTACCCAGCAAAACCATCCCCATCTCCGTGGAACAACAGCTTCCGTTCAAGGAAGCCGTCAACTTCCAATCGATCCTCCCTCGAAACCCCGACATCGAACAAATCAAATCCCTCAGCCAACCTCTCCAGCAGTTCCCCATCATCCCGCCTTCGCCTCCCCAACTCTCCAAACAGCAGCTCCTCCCCCTGAAACCGTTCCAATCCTTCAACGTGAACCCAGTGCAGGCCCCGCTCAACATCCAAGGCCCTCTACCTATCGACCAGCAGCTTCCTCACCTCCAGCGCACCCGCGTCTTCCGCCACGAAACCGGAACCGGCAACTTCGGCTTCAACCAGCAACCCAACGTCCCGTTCCGTCCCTCCCAACCGATCCCACTCACCGGCTTCCAGCCACTGCGCAGCGACAACCAGCTCCAGAACCTCCTGGTCCAGTCCGGTATCACGTCCCGTTCGGCCGAAGATTTCAACATCATCACCAAGGTGCTGGCCCTGAACCACGGAATCCCCCAGTCCTCCTCCCAGCAGATGTTCGCCAAGCTCAGCCCCGAACAGCAACAACAGCTACTGTTCCGAAAAAAGTAG